The Tachysurus fulvidraco isolate hzauxx_2018 chromosome 4, HZAU_PFXX_2.0, whole genome shotgun sequence DNA window aataagTCACAAGTCAGTGGTTCTTGCTGCTGTTATTGCTTTACCTATTGCTTTCTATCGCTATGTACATGTTTTAAAAGCTAGTTAAAAAATATCTGAAAGTTACACTTCTGAACAAACTTTATgatgagtgattttttttttaagtatggTATAACACATAGCACTTTTGTAATAAAATCATTTGATAACAGATCTGCCCTCTTTGAAAGACAGCATAACCTAATCAAATTCAGTACCTCTTTCAAGCAATTCAGATGCTCTAGTGTGCTAGTAATGGACACTTGTAAGACGTTCCGCAGAGATGTAATGTAATCCTATTCAGAATAACCTTAGTGTTTAGCTTTTTCAGGAGACTAATGCAGGAAAGtctgtgcatgagtgtgtaGTCGTCAGTATGTCTTCAAAGCACTGCCTCAATAGACCAAAAAAGATTAAGACTGATAGAACTAAATTAAAATAGTGAATTACATTCTGTATAAATCTCCTATCAGCATAATCTTGTGTTAACTTTGCTGCAGAGCTTTATATTCCCTGGTTTCAGAGGATGTGTTGTAGTGGGAAAGTGATGATGATCCATTCCAACATGCTTCTTGCAATAGCAATaactacatttacacacacatccttcACTGGGGAATAGAAAAGACATGAAatagatattaaataaacatgtttaagcATTGATAATAATGCTATGTCAATGAATCTTCAGTGACTCTCCAGATATAAACGCTCTGGTTTAAAAGCCCAATGATTCTAAATCCACAATAACTCCCAGTGAAAGCCTTCTTTCATACGTCGCCCTTTGGGCATGTTAGTTCAGCCAACTGATTCACATTGCACAATGGCAGCTTTGCTTTTCCATGGAGCTATCTTTGTTATCATAAAGATGTGTTCTTTCaggttttctgttttctgttcagAGTCTGTACTGTATGAACTGAGCTCTGGGTGTAAAATATTGTCTCTGTTGTGCAGCACAGCACAGGAGACGTTGCTTTAGTCTTTTAGGTTCTTTGGGATTTTGACAACAAACTCCATGGGTTCTTTGGCCTTGTTGCTGAAAGCCTTTCTTATGGCGTCCACTGCATGCTGGTGTGTGACTCCCTGGAGTGATTCTCCATCAATTGACACAAGCTCGAATCCAGCCTACACgtagaggagagaaaagaggtgtGTTTCAAGCATTTAGTCACTCACTTGTTCCATCACTGTTATCTCCTAGCATGAGTGTACATTAGTCCACGTATATTTCTGTCAGCATAGTGACAGTTTCAAATGGATGCAGGGGAAATCACAGGAAAGAAAAACCCTTagttatttccttttttctcttccgCCAGTGCCTGTCAGTTGAGCTCACCCAACCCAGTGAATCACCTTTgtcttttctgtgtgtttacCTGCATCCACAGTAACCAAAagaagacaaaacacacacgtgGCAAGTTGTACATTGAGCAGCATAGCAACAGCTCACCAGGAGTTTGCTAAGACTACAAACAGAATAATTGTGCTTTAGGGTTTTAAACACAGTACCAAACATTTCTAGAGTTCCTAAAAAAAGGTCTGCCCTGTTCCGTGAATTTTTAACCCATAAAACTCCATGATTCATCTCaatatttgttctttataatcTGGTCTCGATGCCCCATGACATGCATTTATGAAACTATGAGTCAATCTAATCTGTCTCGCTATCTATGATGCCATGACTCTACCTAATCTGTTTCTACTTGCCCTGCTGATCCTATACATCATGCAGAGCTATAAATCCCCTACAGGACATGCTGCTTCACACCAGTACTGTGGAGAGATGGATCACCCTGAACTCAAGGCCACAAGCAGACTCACGCATACAAGAGGATCATTGAGAGGTACTTCCTGCTGTAAAAATAAAGTGcagtaatctctctctctctctctctctctctctctctctctctctctctctctctctctctctctctctctctctctctctctctctctctctctctctctctctctctctctctctctctctctctctctctctctctctctctctccttctgtttctctttctctctttcacacatactcactcacactctctctaccACCTACACACTAAAACCAAGAGCTCTAAAAGCGCTCTTCCTCAGTCATTGCCAGATTCCAGGATACATCTGCTTGGAAATGTCCCTGCACCCTTTGTCTGTAATCAGACATGTTTTCCCTTAACCTTTATGTCCACAGACATGAGCAACAAAAACATGGGCAATAAAATAAGACTATTTTTCATGaactacattacattaatttaatcatCTTTCTTCATCTAAGTTTATTTCCTTTTGTTACTGCAACttactcacaaaaaaaaaatgtaaaaaaaaagaaaaaaaaaacagcaaaaaaacacatatctctttgcctttataataatatattattataatatttcatttaggTGCAATTACCTAATTTCATCTGGTTTACCCTCTTCACAGCCATTTACAAGCTACACGTTTGTTTACccctcagttttatttactgtacagcaggccaggatttatttatagttttacaTAAGAACCTTATGCTGCATTGCAAACAGTGGGAAAAATGCTAAGCAATACAGAAAGCAGAAGGATTCAGCTGACACAGGATATACACAGTCCTACATACAATCTGTGTGAGATTTGTTGGAGGAATGAACTATTAAACAAGAGCGCAGGAAAATGACGAAAGATCTGCACTGTGATCATAGTCATCATCTTTTCATTTTCGGAAGCCCTCTCTGGTAGAAAGATATTACTGCAATCTACTTGTGGAAGAACATTTTGCAAAATGTGTTGTTCTGAAGGTTTCTCAAAAggttcaaaaacagaaatatacgTTCAGTGATGATTTCATGCTGCTTCCCAAAGCTCGTACTGTAACTAAATAGTTTCTGTAAATAGTAACATTTTCATTGCCCATTAAttattgaagaaaaaatatcAGGAAAAGAGCTTCAGAGGGAGCTAAGTCAACGAATGCGTCCgtttgtaaatacacacattcagtTTGCACTGTTTATCTAGTTTAaacagtctgacagacagagtttcacagacagacacaccaacaAATCTAgatgaaaaaaactttttttttttcagtgaatcTAACCATCTAAGCATTCATTAAATATGTTACATAAAAACGGATCATTTTCAGTGGTGAAATATGCAATTTTAGTTGCTATTAATTGTATCCTTATTCATGTGGACATGGCCTCGGTGCTTATAGAAGGGCTCTCTCAGACGTCTGCATTCTTAACTGATGTGATAAGTTTTGGCTTGTACACCCTAAAGGTGTGGCTGAGACCAGCTGAGTGTGTCCTGAGTGCTTGCTGCATTGATAACACAGATATCTGCTTAAGAAAAAGGATCAGAGTGTGTTAACATTATCAAGCCACAACCTGCACTTCCTCTGCACTGAGAGAGGAATGGAATTGCAGAGTGCACACATGATAGCAGGTCTGCAGTGTCCATACTATTCCAGTGGCCTCAAGGTGCGAAAATAAGTGATATGGTGGCCATTGTGATGTGTTAAAACACACCCTCATAGACAGATTATTTGAATCCTTTGCACTAGGCCTTATCACATGCATGAGGTGaaaggaatttatgggaattgaAGGACTCAATATGTGACACTGGATCTCTTGAGTGACTGCAACATGAGTCGCTCACAGCAGAGCGAGGAAGTGCCGACACCTGATAGGCTGCCATCGAGGCAGAGGccccccagcacacacacacacacacacacacacacacacacacacacacacacacacacacacacacacacacacacacacacacacacacacacacacaagggattTCCAAAGGTTTGACCTAGCATTGAAGGTTACTGTGATGGAGTTTCCAGTGACAGGTATCTTCCTGTAACCTTTAGTGACCCTAAACTATGACCTTTCTAATATTCAGCTCAGTCTGTTTGGTGACACATAGCTACTGTATGCTAAAGAGTTTTGTATCATAACATGTCCGTCATGAAATTAATTTTCAGAGATATATTATTTAGAGATGTTCTTCTCACGTACGGTAACAGTTATTGACAGATCAGGAAAGATTCAGTTCCCAGTTCTATCCAAGTGTGCAAGAGAGATGCTCAAGTAGGTGCTTAGAGAGATAGCTTAAATACTAGAAGACCTGTCGGAAGTTGCTACTTTCATTATCCTGGTTACTGTAAGCCCAGCCATCATACTGAGCACTCCAGATTTATTGTCACACTTcatgaaaatgtcaaaaaataatttgcaaaaaaaaaaaaaaagtaaaagttagACGTACTGGGACATTTTGTTTTGCATGCAAAAAAGAaggtgaaagtgacgtgacatacggctaagtacggtgacccatactcagaattcgttctctgcatttaacccaaccaaagtacacacacacacagcagtgaacacacacccgccatgaacacacacccggagcagtgggcagccatttatgctgcggcgcccggggagcagttggggggtttggtgccttgttcaagggcacgtcagtcgtggctggcccgagactcgaaccaacaacctaagggttaggagtcagactctctaaccattaggccacgactgccccaaaAGCTCATTCTGTTGTTGCCCTGGACAGAGTAACACTTCCTATAATCTCTGATAAGGTCCAATCCTTCATGCAGAATATTTTATCCACCTTTACAATATTAGATGTGTGCATGGGTCAATGTGCTTATGTGATAATAATGTGCTCATTATTGTCCTAATTGTGCTTTATAGTATTTTTGACTGCCTGCATTTGACCTGATCTGTCACTTTTGtcttaaaatttacatttaatttttaaaataatattccCTTGATAATAAGACAAACCATGATAAGATATAATCGACACTCACAAGCGCAACAGAATACATCTTAACAGTAGAAAGACCAGAAACCATCAGCTCTTTTCTgtcatgttttaaatatttaattaaaaaaaaatcctaaggAACAGCTACTAGGATTCTACATATTCAtttcaaaagaaaatgaataggTTTTGCCCACTGGTTTTAGTGAAAGTCTTAGCAAAGCATGGAAAACTGATACAGTCGTGATGTAGGCAGCATATAGTGTAACGGGACACAGTGTAATAGTGTCATTAGTGCCTGTGGTTCATGTAGTATCTGCTATACACTTCACAAGTAACTGAGAAGTTTGCCGTAAATCAAGTACCTTTAACACGTCACTAGTGGATGCCGCTCCTCCGGGGAATATCTTTTCAATCTTCACCACTGGCTGGACCTTGGACTCGATGCCCCCTGAGATACTTATACCTGTCAGATGAAAGAAATCATTATATGATATACAACTTAATCCTAAAActgaattatttactttatttaattacaataaatatttacagttaCTCCTAAATTACTAGTTTTTGGGGCCTCCTATGTAGATCGATCATCACTCTATTTAAAAGTATTTGCTTCcctaatttccatttattaagcAAATAAGACGATCAGATGAGGTAAATACTTGTCATTCGACATTGTTACTGTGTTTATACTTTGCTTCTGTGTTACTGAAATGGAATTTTTCAATTCTTTACATTTCCAATGGGAAACATTTTCTCATCTCCTCTCATCCACATGCActgattatttgatttttatttatgaaattctacaacacagaaaaagaaatctACATTGAAATCTCCCACTGGCTGTCAGTGAAAATGTCAGGTAGTGGAATATTAAATGACTGTTAACATCTGGCAAGCTAACCGCCCGAACGTCAACTTTAAAGTATCTGTTTTGTCTGACAATTTTCTTGCTCCTGGAATTGCTTTGTCAGTGAACTCACAAGGCTAATCACTGACACCTACAGGTAAAGTGGAGCAGGTACTTTTTTATTGATCTTAATAAAATTGTAAACATGGCTAGTTGTAGAGAAATAAGCTGTTTTCCTCAAATCAGTTAGCTTCTTTGTGATAATACATTTCCACCCAGTGTTTAGTGTGCTCTGGTTTTGACTTTTAATTTCCCCACGAATGTTGTAATTCACTAAAACTTTATGACCAAAAAACTGCCATGCACACTCACCCAGAGACTGTTTGCACTTAGAGATGAAGACAGTGGTCAGCTCATACTCCTGCACTGGCAGGCTGGTTTGGCTGTTCTCCGAGGAACCAGCATGTCCATTTGCCTGCTCCCTTTCCATCGGGTTGTGTGGCATGTCTGGCCCAAATACCTGTGTTAGTGGTGTTCTGCTCCTTCTGTGTGCACTCATTACGGTGTACTTAACCTCTCTTCCATTGCCAGATCTGGCCTTTGTAGCTTTGTCATGGCCGTTCCTGTACGGTGATCTTCCTCGCTCTGGAGTGCTTGACCTTTGAGGCAAATCATGTTCTTGTCGTTTAGGGGAACGTCCACGCCTCTCTGTACTTTTGGGGGACTCATTAAGCAGCTGTTTGGGGCGAGCTGGGCTTAAGGAGCGCTGCCGAATGGAGCCAGAAATGTAACTGTCCACGGGTATGTCCAACAGAGGTGTGAATGCTCGGGAAGGAGGGAGTTTGCCAGTTGGGAGGCTGGTCAGCCTGAGTCGCTCCAGCTCCTGCATCAGCTGTCGATCTCGCTCCAAATCTTGCACAGCCTGTAGATGGAAGCCTCCCCTGTAGTCTGAGAAAAGAACCAAAATTGGTACTGTATGATTACAAATATACTAgcacacagaagcacacacaaaatacaaaatcctGGTTCTTTCATGAGTCTTGAGTCTCAGAAGCCACCAGATAAACCAAATGCAACAAGGACGCTATACAGTCCATATTCAACATCAAAAACTCTTCCCAAATCATTAGTTCACAACCACATGCTCCATGACTGGTGATGTCAGAGGATTAAGGAgaataaacacatgaaaaagtatttttttggaTGCAACCTTCTGAAGTAAAAAGAACTAATACAGGAGGTCGATATGAGCAACCAGATTTCTGTTCTCTGGCTAACCTGAGAGATATTAACCTAGCAATGTAAATGTATGGagttaaatttatataaacgaTATACATGAAGTGACTGGATATAAACATGGATATTCCCCAAAGAACTTATCAGGATCTGATGTAATTGGTCCGTCTTTCATTTGTATTGCAAAATAAGATCAATATCATTCATGTACAGAGACTGACctgtaataaacatataaatatgcaCACTTAGTGACTGCCTCACTCAGAGTTCCTTTGCCACTGCTAGAGGTAGAATTACTCTACTGCGGCTATGTACAATGGGTTTAAAAGACTAGAAGAAAGCTCCAGACTTCAAAAGGTTAAACAATGCAAGGCACCTTACTTGTATTTCACAACTGATTCATATTCAAGATTCAGAGGACTGCAGCACAGGCATTAACTGACCACTGCACATTATTCTTATGAATGGCATTATATCCTGCATTATTTTTATGAATGCCATATTTATAGAACGGCATTTTGTCTCCAGACCTCTTATTTACAGTTGGGGCATAAGACATTTCAGATaaagcagtttgtgtgtgtgtgtgtgtgtgtgtgtgtgtgtgtgtgtgtgtgtgtgtgtgtgtgtgtgtgtgtgtgtgtgtgtttgggttaaTTCTAAAGAGTAGGAGATGTTCTTTTATAGCTTTATTAAGCTCCACATAGCATCCAGAAAGCATTACCTGGGATGGGTGTTATTAGATGGCGGCGTGGAGTTCCATCATGCCGAGGAGAGCGCAGAACCGGAGAGCGCACtgaagacacaaaacacacatatatcataaacacacacacgatttatATCTTTAAGTCTGTAATTTACTTTAAGTGCTACATTTTTAATGCCAATCTGTTTTAGACCATAGTTCTCACCTAGAAAATATTAAATCTCTTGTCATTAAAATATAGGTCACTTTGTGAATGTTAAATATTCTACTGTCTTACCAGAGCGGCTCTTTAAAATGTCATAGGCCTCCAGTTCAAACGGCATTACCATGCTGTCAAACCGACCCAACTCTGTTGGGGGGACGATCATTCTAGACAcatgaaattttaaaataagaaaaaacacagtGTGCTTTAAAAATGGCATGTCAGCTTGATaacattaaagttttatatGCTGTGTCTCAAATTGGTATTAGGTAGACTAAAATGCACTAAAATTAGCCATTAGTCTAAAAGTGCTAAAATTAGCAAACCACTGTTCCATCCTGACCTGATCTCCCTTAGCAGCAGCAACTTTTCAGGTCTGTCAAGGATAGCCAGCAGGGGGTGTACCAGGTCTTCCACCACTCTTTCTGCTAAAAACTACAGCACACAGAATAAGATATGGCCTACTTAACTTATTCAGCAGCATAACCCAGGTGATTAGAGACATCTAAGTACTACATTATACATGCTTCCTGCTTCGAACAACTTGAGGCATTTTGTGTTTGATATGTTCTAAATGCTCATgctttgaatgaataaatatggctTTAAAGAGAGATGATTCTCAAATGTTTTTAGAGGGGTTTGAAGTGGACAAGAGAGTTGTGTAGGTGTGAAATGTTGATCTCTTCATGGTAGggaatgtgttgtgtttatgcCATACATCAAAACATTCAAAGCATTCTGTCCTTATCATAACATGTATTTCATTCTGTACATCCAGCAAGGAGACAcatcaaactaaaaaaaacgTAGTTTATTGTTTCGTGTATATAGTATAATGTTTAGCACCGGTGTCCCCAACCACCtgtttttgccattttattGACTACCGCAGTCTGCaaggtgttttattttgaagaaAAGTGTTAAATTATGGGTTTATAGAGACCAAGCACCCTCAATAAAAGACAAAACCTTGgagtattttaaagaaaaaatgtgaACACGAAGGACAGAAGTGATCATTAAAGCCGCCACATTATATTTACAGTgcacattatattacattatacatgGAATAATTGGATTTTGTTGCAGTTTTTTTGCATGGACGGTTGAGGACAGCTTGTTTGGCACACATACTAGAAGCATGAATACATAATCCCATGCTCACCCTACTGCAGTGTCTCATTACTGCAGCCACCTCATCCTCACTCAGCAGTTTGCATGCCATCCTCTCCACCATGGCCATAGTCTCAGGACTGGGCATGGCTTCAGGCTCCCGCACGCCAGCACGCGTCTCCCGCGGAGAACTCAGGAGATTAATGATGGACCGATTCCGCTCTTTACCTTTATGTAAATCACAGCAAAGCAGCAACAAAAATGTACACGACTTGTTAATACCCACAGATCCATCTTTTAAGTTAAAGGAATTAAAACTCGAATTTAACAAAATTCTAAAAGTTACAGCTGCCAAATAAACTATTCACATATGCCCCTTAATCCCTTGTTCTGCTTATACAACATAAACCTAAAGAAGCTGAGCAATGTTTTGCTGCAGTATGTCTGGTCATGATAATGAGGGCATGCATGTATCATCATTAGTTATGCTGATCTACAGTAGCTAGACTAAAGGCCACTCCATGGGAATTACTGCATAATTAACAGCAATGCAAGTCTTCCTCTAAGCGTACGCTTTCATTATGCTGCCTACTGGCCTTTCaggtgcaaatgtgtgtgtatgggttttTTGTGTGGATGATATGAGTAATTCCTATTCCTTCTGTATCTGTGTACATATACCGTACGTTAGATGTTTCTGGAGGAACAGTTACCCGGTGATTTGGAACGAGCTCGATGCCGCTCTCCTGTCCCTGATGCCTTCCTGTCTCTAGAGGCAGACCTGTCTCTCTTTCGACCACTTTTGAATAACAGACTGACAAAAGTTTTGGAACGCTGCAGGGTGCTTCCAGAAGCCTCAGCCTTCACtgtctgctgctgttttttcttctgcttgTCCTCTGTTcaatatcaaaacacacacacacacaaacagaaacatgccTCCATTTACAACATGgctaaacatacagtaaatgtaattattttaattcctAATAAACTGTTAAAGATATcacactacatttttttttaaaaaagcatgaGGCTGTGGTGAGTGTAAGCAAATGGAAGCTGATATAAACATTGTTCAGTCTGGAATGAAAACTTACTTCCCATAATATCAGATTTGCAAACCTCAATGCTTTCACTGAGAACACCCCATGGCATTAGGTAAAATAaactcatttgcataaacaaTATTAGCGAGTACACAAGAGGGTTTGTAAAATGAGAATAGTgcattgtttaaataatttaaaactgaaaaatgATTTTCTTGAAATGTTCTTAAGGGTCTTTTTGCTCTCTGGAGAACGATACACAAAATCATTTACAGATGAAATGTGTCAGGTAAGGATTTCCATAACTTCATCAGGCACTAGGGTAATAAATGAAATGTCAAAAACATTTCCGGTTCCAAACATCCTGTCTATCATTCAGTCAAAACTAGGTGGTAAATGGCATATTTGTGATTATATTTTACTCCCACTGTTCCATTCAGGTtcataatgtcattttttttaataaatggttTTGAGACCCTTCAGGAAACCTGAAAATAGTAAGCAAGACctgtgaaccacacacacacacacacacacacacacacacacacacaagcacacac harbors:
- the pdzd7a gene encoding PDZ domain-containing protein 7a isoform X1, with the translated sequence MAYSSADSRREMTNGVHPNTHPAGPGTSTLPRYLHKKQQRQKGWRSSSPMGRVILINSPVDGGDDCEDIHTITVDKSEDGRLGFSVRGGSEHGLGIFVSKVEDNCSAEFAGLYVGDKLVEVNGISLESITMSSAVKVLTGSNRLRMVVRRVGKVPGIRFSKEKTTWVDLIHRRMVVEESGRTPSEISSDGALRRIVHLYTTSDDYCLGFNIRGGKEFGLGIYVSKLDPGGLAEQHGIKMGDQILAANGVSFEDITHSNAVEVLKSHTHVMLTIKEAGRYPAYKEMVAEYSWLNKLANGGQPASSHGSDSYSSTSSLSSGTPVSSLSGLSQVMFPPLFGLEMVDVSISTEDGSSRKPSSDRTETAIQTDPLDSDTSPQPTRVISIDTSRMVGETILLKDTVIRSGSFNKNREAQKRTFSAGDKETLDSPKTAVLMALSKPRKPIQRSQSHITVSEDKQKKKQQQTVKAEASGSTLQRSKTFVSLLFKSGRKRDRSASRDRKASGTGERHRARSKSPGKERNRSIINLLSSPRETRAGVREPEAMPSPETMAMVERMACKLLSEDEVAAVMRHCSRFLAERVVEDLVHPLLAILDRPEKLLLLREIRMIVPPTELGRFDSMVMPFELEAYDILKSRSVRSPVLRSPRHDGTPRRHLITPIPDYRGGFHLQAVQDLERDRQLMQELERLRLTSLPTGKLPPSRAFTPLLDIPVDSYISGSIRQRSLSPARPKQLLNESPKSTERRGRSPKRQEHDLPQRSSTPERGRSPYRNGHDKATKARSGNGREVKYTVMSAHRRSRTPLTQVFGPDMPHNPMEREQANGHAGSSENSQTSLPVQEYELTTVFISKCKQSLGISISGGIESKVQPVVKIEKIFPGGAASTSDVLKAGFELVSIDGESLQGVTHQHAVDAIRKAFSNKAKEPMEFVVKIPKNLKD
- the pdzd7a gene encoding PDZ domain-containing protein 7a isoform X2, with amino-acid sequence MTNGVHPNTHPAGPGTSTLPRYLHKKQQRQKGWRSSSPMGRVILINSPVDGGDDCEDIHTITVDKSEDGRLGFSVRGGSEHGLGIFVSKVEDNCSAEFAGLYVGDKLVEVNGISLESITMSSAVKVLTGSNRLRMVVRRVGKVPGIRFSKEKTTWVDLIHRRMVVEESGRTPSEISSDGALRRIVHLYTTSDDYCLGFNIRGGKEFGLGIYVSKLDPGGLAEQHGIKMGDQILAANGVSFEDITHSNAVEVLKSHTHVMLTIKEAGRYPAYKEMVAEYSWLNKLANGGQPASSHGSDSYSSTSSLSSGTPVSSLSGLSQVMFPPLFGLEMVDVSISTEDGSSRKPSSDRTETAIQTDPLDSDTSPQPTRVISIDTSRMVGETILLKDTVIRSGSFNKNREAQKRTFSAGDKETLDSPKTAVLMALSKPRKPIQRSQSHITVSEDKQKKKQQQTVKAEASGSTLQRSKTFVSLLFKSGRKRDRSASRDRKASGTGERHRARSKSPGKERNRSIINLLSSPRETRAGVREPEAMPSPETMAMVERMACKLLSEDEVAAVMRHCSRFLAERVVEDLVHPLLAILDRPEKLLLLREIRMIVPPTELGRFDSMVMPFELEAYDILKSRSVRSPVLRSPRHDGTPRRHLITPIPDYRGGFHLQAVQDLERDRQLMQELERLRLTSLPTGKLPPSRAFTPLLDIPVDSYISGSIRQRSLSPARPKQLLNESPKSTERRGRSPKRQEHDLPQRSSTPERGRSPYRNGHDKATKARSGNGREVKYTVMSAHRRSRTPLTQVFGPDMPHNPMEREQANGHAGSSENSQTSLPVQEYELTTVFISKCKQSLGISISGGIESKVQPVVKIEKIFPGGAASTSDVLKAGFELVSIDGESLQGVTHQHAVDAIRKAFSNKAKEPMEFVVKIPKNLKD